A genomic region of Cannabis sativa cultivar Pink pepper isolate KNU-18-1 chromosome 1, ASM2916894v1, whole genome shotgun sequence contains the following coding sequences:
- the LOC115706961 gene encoding mediator of RNA polymerase II transcription subunit 9, whose protein sequence is MEHSPYGGGGGGGGGGSWTMIPTNIQSHSNVSTPSNQENLYGHHHQQQFQPHQSPLYQQQQQQQQPLLLQQQQQQLQPQQTPPPPPPAQQQPQPQPPPQQHHQSLASHFHLFHLVSKLAETVDNGTRDQQSDALISDLNTHFEKCQQLLNSISGSISTKAMTVDGQKKKLEESQQMLNQRRDLMNKYIHSVQELVKSEP, encoded by the exons ATGGAGCATAGTCCGTacggaggaggaggaggaggaggtggaggaggtaGTTGGACGATGATCCCTACCAACATACAGAGCCATAGTAATGTCTCTACGCCTTCGAATCAGGAAAATCTGTATGGCCATCACCATCAGCAACAATTTCAACCACACCAATCTCCGCTttatcaacaacaacaacaacaacaacaacctctTCTCCTTCAACAGCAGCAACAGCAACTGCAACCGCAACAAACACCACCGCCACCGCCACCGGCACAACAACAACCACAACCACAACCACCACCACAACAGCACCACCAGTCACTAGCTTCCCACTTCCATCTCTTCCAT TTGGTGTCGAAATTAGCGGAGACGGTTGACAATGGAACTAGGGATCAGCAATCTGATGCTTTg ATAAGCGATTTGAATACCCACTTCGAGAAGTGTCAGCAGCTGTTGAACTCCATATCCGGTTCTATTAGCActaaagccatg ACAGTTGATGGGCAAAAGAAAAAACTGGAAGAGAGCCAACAAATGTTAAACCAAAGGAG GGACCTGATGAACAAGTACATACACTCTGTTCAAGAGCTGGTCAAGTCTGAGCCTTAG
- the LOC115706966 gene encoding uncharacterized protein LOC115706966, which translates to MELPECPVCLQNYDGHATIPRVLGCGHSVCEVCLLKLPQRFPQTIRCPACTQLVKFPPQGPSVLPKNIDLLSLCTSQNPIPNSITFDDPRKSPSEHFFDFLRKFWSDEFYSAWKDWILPEEAVLVDEGEIGGAVSVIGGRIGNIDSSLCNGRFCFGKDQRVSLVRVVSLPGLDDSNLKLSYVVRVMKCLSGLSEEERDELGVILRASLRQCRRVSKVYGLWGNLEDGFLYIVSERMNGSFGFLKNELDSDEGNGLSKDGLYAFAFIGTEVIESLVSLHSEGLIAGCVGLSCFSFDGFGHAYVDLNGVLVMGRKICNTIAEEELDVAISNLLEDNTFVSPELLVELLHSEGIVLEDEMSRHSIRCSSDTWSLACLLLRLLIGKAFTEEFPMMIEKDGSDYLRFYSIWTERVSSLLDSQLVSEYAGVKDILLKCLAYDPACRPHLTEVRKCIRELIAKPQFDMANLHLDEEVYVGRSRCLLIGEMCQLTKAMPKEDNLQGRKEVGEGDFGSVKQDRADKNFLDGLSEGLVKSKDLQGHRDCITGITVGGGFVFTSSFDKTIRVWSLQDFSYVHTFEGHEHKVMAIVYVDQEQPLCISGDSGGGVFVWSINTTLRREPLKKWYEQKDWRYSGIHALCFSNGYVYTGSGDKSIKAWLLQDGSLQCTMNGHASVVSTLAVCDEVLYSGSWDGTIRLWSLSDHTALTVVGEDSSALISILSLAVDRHNLIAAYENGSIKVWRNEVLMKSMQLHEGAIFATGMEGKWLFSGGWDKTINIQEFSGDEFHVDPRQIGSIPCSSVITAVLFWQGKLFVGYADRLVKVYYYGK; encoded by the exons ATGGAGTTGCCGGAATGCCCTGTCTGCTTACAAAACTACGATGGCCACGCTACGATTCCTCGGGTACTCGGTTGCGGTCACTCGGTCTGCGAGGTTTGTCTCCTTAAACTTCCCCAACGCTTCCCTCAAACCATTCGATGCCCTGCTTGTACACAACTCGTCAAGTTCCCTCCTCAAGGCCCTTCTGTTCTCCCCAAGAACATTGATCTCCTCTCTCTTTGTACCTCCCAAAACCCTATCCCTAATTCTATTACCTTCGACGATCCCCGAAAGTCTCCCTCCGAACACTTCTTTGACTTTTTGCGTAAGTTTTGGTCTGATGAGTTTTACTCTGCGTGGAAGGACTGGATCCTCCCCGAAGAAGCCGTTTTGGTGGATGAAGGAGAAATAGGAGGTGCTGTTTCTGTGATTGGTGGGAGAATTGGTAATATTGATTCTTCACTGTGTAATGGTCGGTTTTGTTTTGGGAAGGATCAGAGAGTGAGTCTTGTTCGGGTTGTTTCTTTGCCTGGTTTGGATGATTCGAACTTGAAACTTAGTTATGTTGTGCGAGTTATGAAATGCTTGAGTGGATTGAGTGAGGAGGAGAGAGACGAATTGGGTGTGATTCTCAGAGCTTCATTGAGGCAATGTAGAAGGGTGAGTAAAGTTTATGGCTTGTGGGGGAACTTGGAAGATGGGTTTTTGTATATTGTCAGTGAGAGAATGAATGGGAGTTTTGGGTTCTTGAAAAATGAACTTGACTCTGATGAGGGGAATGGTCTGAGTAAAGATGGGTTGTATGCTTTTGCATTTATTGGCACTGAAGTTATTGAGTCACTAGTTAGTTTGCATTCAGAAGGTTTAATTGCAGGTTGTGTTGGTCTTTCGTGCTTTAGTTTTGATGGTTTTGGTCATGCATATGTAGACTTGAATGGGGTTTTGGTGATGGGGAGGAAGATTTGCAATACCATTGCTGAAGAAGAATTGGATGTGGCTATAAGCAATCTGTTGGAAGATAATACATTCGTGAGTCCAGAGCTACTGGTTGAATTGTTGCACAGTGAGGGTATTGTACTTGAGGATGAGATGTCTAGACATTCAATTAGATGTAGTTCAGATACATGGTCATTAGCTTGTCTATTGCTGAGACTTCTTATTGGAAAAGCATTCACTGAGGAGTTCCCTATGATGATTGAAAAAGATGGTTCTGATTATTTGAGATTCTATTCAATCTGGACTGAAAGAGTTAGTTCCTTGTTGGATTCTCAATTGGTTTCAGAATATGCAGGAGTGAAGGATATACTCTTGAAATGCTTGGCTTATGATCCAGCATGTCGCCCACACTTGACTGAAGTGAGGAAATGCATTAGGGAACTGATAGCTAAACCTCAATTTGATATGGCTAATTTGCATTTggatgaggaagtttatgttggaAGAAGCCGTTGTTTACTTATAGGGGAAATGTGTCAACTTACCAAGGCAATGCCAAAAGAAGACAACTTGCAGGGAAGAAAAGAGGTCGGTGAGGGAGATTTTGGTTCAGTGAAGCAGGATAGAGCTGATAAGAATTTTCTTGATGGCCTTTCTGAGGGATTGGTCAAGTCTAAAGATCTGCAGGGACATCGTGACTGTATCACAGGAATAACTGTGGGAG GCGGTTTTGTTTTTACCTCCTCGTTTGATAAAACTATCCGTGTATGGTCTTTGCAG GACTTTTCTTACGTGCATACATTTGAGGGCCATGAACATAAAGTTATGGCTATAGTTTATGTGGATCAAGAACAACCCTTGTGCATAAGTGGCGATAGTGGTGGTGGAGTATTTGTATGGAGTATCAATACCACCCTTAGGCGTGAACCATTGAAAAAATGGTATGAGCAGAAGGATTGGCGCTATAGTGGTATACATGCCTTGTGCTTTTCAAATGGATATGTTTATACTGGAAGCGGAGACAAGTCAATTAAAGCATGGTTATTACAG GATGGCTCCCTGCAATGCACTATGAACGGTCATGCATCAGTAGTTTCCACACTCGCAGTATGTGATGAGGTTCTCTACAGTGGTAGTTGGGATGGTACCATCAGATTATGGAGTCTTAGTGATCACACTGCGTTGACTGTAGTGGGGGAAGACTCATCTGCACTGATCTCCATCTTGTCTCTAGCTGTTGACAGGCACAACCTCATTGCAGCTTATGAAAATGGAAGCATAAAG GTTTGGAGGAACGAGGTGCTTATGAAATCAATGCAACTGCATGAAGGTGCCATTTTTGCTACTGGAATGGAAGGGAAATGGCTGTTTAGTGGTGGATGGGACAAAACAATTAATATACAG GAATTCTCTGGGGATGAATTTCATGTCGATCCCAGACAAATTGGATCCATTCCGTGCAGTTCTGTCATAACTGCCGTATTATTTTGGCAAGGAAAACTTTTTGTTGGATATGCTGACAGGCTTGTTAAG GTTTACTACTATGGAAAATGA
- the LOC115706968 gene encoding uncharacterized protein LOC115706968, whose protein sequence is MEVKPTVALRAMLVGGIAVFAKVGAAMKAAGSAKVGAAAVAMTAAATAAVSGSKQEQDASKQKPS, encoded by the coding sequence ATGGAAGTAAAACCAACAGTTGCCTTGAGGGCTATGCTTGTAGGAGGAATTGCAGTGTTTGCGAAGGTAGGTGCTGCAATGAAAGCTGCTGGCAGTGCAAAGGTTGGTGCTGCAGCTGTTGCAATGACGGCGGCCGCAACCGCAGCTGTGTCAGGATCTAAACAAGAACAGGATGCTTCTAAGCAGAAACCAAGTTAA